In a genomic window of Zootoca vivipara chromosome 5, rZooViv1.1, whole genome shotgun sequence:
- the ZNF518A gene encoding zinc finger protein 518A codes for MPSEQEPSFCIQNTSWLHNNELDRTSVPTLDTSVKGHITQPAISDILTYGLKNVKIELPRVKIPNEVLCTHEIERYMKVFQCKEKPARAFSMHTDVNGSNCSETDIPHSKPRLNYEEGSKTSAKILKFSCTKCRNNVKYSPNDLQKHFQLLHRGELPSYPCEMCNFSANDFQSFNQHRRTHRSTLVKCEICNDDNIYTLLDLTKHFTSRHCVNGHFQCERCRFSTHDVGTFVQHIHRHNEIQYKCDKCHHASFSKEESQKHVASHTGTFPFSCQYCNYMASRKNYLLKHIITLHRDHLYAKDKTDTDNNEKMKKTSTGLKLILKRYKTGASRKALWRRKRMTTGTCRTGEEDRQVLENMKEIQPKSEELGQPTKELHLNEDNNLLNERHIYSGAKSSPAIPYSRAEDGLGSGVLKKAVHGPTVLMVKNNKISVPANYSAKFMGFKVVDGKQHIVIKLLPTDKQNLPTENKVDGVKDGSTECLQQTADNFNLTSAAGPHEINQQISRNNSVHSLASSPLSFSNQYSGKIKQESPDYFSLNTSRTVEPHTVMVGNCTTRLPAKSDSSLPCDSVAKAGNIDPSWMNCVPQDHSQVLSSAGAHMLHYDPMKKTFPTELKVRNGEVNNSKYNNIYCPSTDFSNQVPLPFHNYSKVDTLDSSKHHMSNSTFSLQSRSVNETTYLQQQATVLNLERRSSLLSLHGFVNTNDVPVFSANQSNYATDRQHPIENHHNDQQHLNTIVNQVLEHVAEKSKQENASNCVNTSLMPKITSVFSLQSTQASNYLSPEVNQSLQDVLRGQPAAQPLNYIKTGYDNSFPNNKMDCKTFAHFRDSTAACSLTNSPVKFKREVNVNGSATNEGVYFRNEGRLPVMAHRTEEMHSTSSTTGIGALLKTQTDSILAQQLEKHNMHYSLNVPNAIRPMLPEQKKSVLLQSSLPRFFVPLRLAHQQGLHAISGKPSPKNSSDVQATRATPLLLNKGPGMILTFGSGSIRTIANATENSSQVLEKMASKECGKEAVATSGMKFKIDSSGIVRNYSGVSGIAVASSTGMSYKEQLNMTNSESRISSVKIQAGHQGSNVATLESIKQPEVGQEQPVYALLPDGRQAVFLKCMSPNKSLVQKHNVLQGTANSQNCEPKKPGAMQQKLFLKIKTFPPGDNCQPISNIKSSLQFNNMHSLNSPALDQKRAAFSSSDALLFPGTLMPANACLASDKSKDPITSVESVHSLRNLKTRSQKIPSDSAQTDSANKGNTFGTQMSTGPPTNKFSKARRHSKQTGAKVSDATVSQKNRNLKRKVKDDLQEPPRKKMLHRKCKEKNQMDVNEFESLIRAPCRPRLSKDTVRILKLLPFNSKQLIKCPRRNQPVVVLNHPDADVPEVVNVMKTIAKFKGHVLKVSLSKRTIDALLEPADYNGLYIITNDLSRRKRKMLKPVSPVKERFVLKLTLKKTSKNNYQIVKTTSDNTLKTKFRCWFCGRIFDNQDNWVGHGQRHLMEATRDWNSVG; via the coding sequence ATGCCATCTGAACAAGAACCATCCTTTTGCATCCAAAATACAAGTTGGTTGCATAACAATGAGTTAGATAGAACAAGTGTTCCTACATTGGATACTTCTGTTAAAGGGCATATAACTCAACCTGCAATTTCAGATATTCTCACCTATGGactgaaaaatgtgaaaatagagCTGCCTAGGGTAAAGATCCCAAATGAAGTGCTATGTACACATGAAATTGAAAGATACATGAAAGTATTTCAATGTAAAGAAAAGCCTGCAAGAGCCTTTTCCATGCACACGGATGTGAATGGAAGCAACTGTTCTGAGACTGATATACCACATAGTAAACCAAGACTGAATTATGAGGAGGGATCGAAAACATCTGCAAAGATACTGAAATTTAGCTGTACCAAATGCAGAAACAATGTTAAGTACAGTCCAAATGATCTACAGAAGCATTTCCAGCTGTTACATCGTGGAGAGTTGCCATCTTACCCCTGTGAAATGTGTAATTTTTCAGCTAATGACTTCCAATCATTTAATCAACACCGTCGAACACATCGTAGTACTTTAGTAAAATGTGAAATCTGTAATGATGATAATATATATACTTTGTTGGACCTAACAAAACATTTCACATCTAGGCACTGTGTAAATGGCCATTTTCAATGTGAAAGATGTAGATTTTCCACCCATGATGTTGGCACATTTGTTCAGCATATTCATCGGCACAATGAAATacaatataaatgtgataaatgtcACCATGCAAGTTTTTCAAAAGAAGAGTCTCAGAAACATGTTGCTTCACACACTGGCACATTTCCCTTCAGTTGTCAATATTGTAACTACATGGCATCAAGGAAAAACTATCTTTTGAAACATATTATTACATTACACAGAGACCACCTCTATGCAAAAGATAAAACGGATACAGATAACAATGAGAAGATGAAGAAAACGTCAACAGGACTAAAACTTATCTTGAAAAGGTACAAAACAGGTGCATCGAGGAAGGCCCTGTGGAGACGTAAAAGAATGACTACTGGCACTTGTAGAACTGGAGAAGAGGACAGACAAGTTCTCGAAAACATGAAGGAAATTCAGCCTAAATCTGAAGAGCTAGGCCAGCCTACAAAAGAATTACACCTCAATGAAGACAACAATCTTCTAAATGAAAGGCATATCTACAGTGGGGCAAAATCCTCTCCAGCAATACCATACAGTAGAGCAGAAGATGGCTTGGGTTCTGGCGTGCTGAAAAAAGCTGTTCATGGTCCTACAGTTCTgatggttaaaaacaacaaaatatctgtTCCTGCAAATTATAGTGCTAAATTTATGGGCTTCAAGGTGGTCGATGGAAAACAGCATATAGTAATAAAACTTCTACCTACAGATAAACAGAATTTGCCAACAGAAAATAAGGTTGATGGGGTAAAAGATGGTTCAACTGAATGTCTGCAGCAGACAGCTGACAACTTCAATTTAACTTCCGCTGCTGGACCTCATGAAATTAATCAGCAAATTTCTAGAAATAATTCTGTTCACTCATTAGCATCATCTCCATTGTCATTTTCTAATCAATATTCAggaaaaataaagcaagaaaGTCCAGATTATTTTAGTTTGAATACATCTCGAACAGTAGAACCTCATACTGTAATGGTAGGAAACTGTACAACTCGTCTGCCAGCAAAATCAGATTCTTCACTTCCTTGTGATTCTGTGGCCAAGGCTGGAAATATAGATCCTTCATGGATGAATTGTGTACCTCAGGACCATTCTCAGGTTTTATCCTCTGCTGGTGCACACATGCTTCATTATGACCCTATGAAAAAAACCTTTCCTACAGAATTAAAAGTACGGAATGGTGAAGTAAACAACAGTAAATACAATAATATCTACTGCCCATCAACTGATTTTTCTAATCAAGTACCACTGCCTTTCCATAATTATTCCAAAGTAGATACTTTGGATAGCTCTAAACACCATATGTCCAACAGTACCTTTTCTCTCCAAAGTAGGTCTGTAAATGAAACCACTTATCTGCAACAACAAGCAACAGTATTAAATCTAGAAAGAAGATCTTCATTGCTGTCTCTTCATGGCTTTGTAAATACAAATGATGTTCCAGTATTTTCAGCTAACCAATCCAATTATGCTACTGACAGACAGCATCCTATAGAAAATCATCATAATGACCAGCAGCATTTGAATACAATAGTAAATCAAGTGTTGGAACATGTAGCTGAAAAATCAAAACAAGAAAATGCCTCTAATTGTGTAAATACATCACTTATGCCTAAAATAACATCTGTTTTCTCACTCCAGAGTACTCAGGCATCCAACTATTTGTCACCTGAAGTAAACCAGTCATTACAAGATGTTCTAAGAGGGCAACCTGCTGCTCAGCCACTCAACTATATAAAAACTGGTTATGACAACTCATTTCCAAATAATAAAATGGATTGTAAAACATTTGCACACTTCAGAGATTCAACTGCTGCATGCAGTTTAACTAATTCTCCTGTTAAATTCAAGAGAGAGGTGAATGTGAATGGCAGTGCAACGAATGAAGGTGTGTATTTTAGGAATGAAGGACGACTCCCAGTGATGGCTCATAGAACAGAAGAAATGCATTCTACTTCCAGTACAACAGGCATTGGTGCATTGCTTAAAACTCAAACAGATTCCATTTTAGCACAGCAGTTGGAAAAACACAATATGCACTACAGTTTGAATGTCCCTAATGCTATCCGTCCAATGCTTCCAGAACAGAAGAAATCAGTGCTACTTCAGTCATCTCTCCCAAGGTTTTTTGTACCTTTGCGCCTTGCCCATCAACAAGGATTACATGCTATTTCAGGGAAGCCTTCTCCAAAAAACAGTTCAGATGTTCAGGCAACAAGAGCTACACCTTTACTTTTAAACAAAGGACCTGGAATGATCTTGACTTTTGGTAGTGGCTCAATTAGAACAATTGCAAACGCCACTGAAAATAGTTCTCAGGTTTTAGAGAAAATGGCATCTAAAGAGTGTGGTAAAGAGGCAGTAGCTACATCAGGTATGAAATTTAAAATTGACAGCTCTGGAATTGTAAGAAATTATTCTGGTGTTAGTGGGATAGCGGTTGCTTCATCCACTGGCATGTCATACAAGGAACAGCTTAACATGACAAATTCAGAGAGCAGAATTTCTTCCGTGAAAATACAGGCTGGACATCAAGGCAGTAATGTTGCTACCTTGGAGTCAATAAAACAACCAGAGGTTGGACAAGAACAACCTGTTTATGCACTTTTGCCTGATGGTAGACAAGCAGTTTTTCTTAAATGTATGTCGCCAAACAAATCCTTAGTACAGAAGCATAATGTTCTTCAAGGTACTGCTAATAGTCAAAATTGTGAACCAAAGAAACCTGGAGCAATGCAACAAAAGCTTTTTTTGAAAATTAAGACCTTTCCTCCTGGTGACAATTGTCAGCCGATTAGCAACATTAAGTCATCTTTACAGTTCAATAATATGCATTCCCTTAATAGTCCTGCACTAGATCAGAAAAGGGCAGCTTTTTCTTCTAGCGATGCCTTACTGTTTCCAGGTACATTGATGCCAGCAAATGCCTGTTTGGCAAGTGATAAATCAAAGGATCCTATTACTTCTGTAGAATCTGTACATTCCCTTAGGAATTTAAAGACACGGTCACAAAAGATTCCATCTGATTCAGCACAAACAGACAGTGCTAACAAAGGGAACACTTTTGGAACCCAGATGTCAACAGGGCCACCGACAAACAAATTTTCAAAAGCTAGACGTCATTCAAAGCAAACTGGTGCTAAAGTTTCTGATGCTACGGTTTCACAGAAGAACAGGAATTTGAAACGGAAAGTTAAAGATGACCTTCAAGAACCTCCTAGAAAGAAAATGTTGCATCgaaaatgtaaagagaaaaatCAAATGGATGTGAATGAATTTGAATCCTTAATTCGCGCCCCTTGTAGACCAAGATTGTCAAAAGACACTGTGAGGATTCTAAAGCTACTTCCATTTAATTCCAAACAATTAATCAAATGCCCCCGAAGAAATCAGCCAGTTGTAGTGCTAAACCATCCCGATGCAGATGTTCCAGAAGTTGTAAATGTTATGAAGACTATTGCTAAATTTAAAGGACATGTGCTAAAGGTCTCCTTGTCAAAGAGAACTATTGATGCTCTTTTGGAGCCAGCAGATTATAACGGCTTGTATATAATTACTAATGATCTCTCTCGAAGAAAACGCAAAATGCTCAAACCTGTAAGTCCTGTAAaagaaaggtttgttttaaaattaacGCTGAAGAAGACGAGCAAAAACAATTATCAGATTGTGAAAACTACCTCTGATAATACGCTGAAAACTAAATTTAGGTGCTGGTTTTGTGGGAGGATATTTGACAATCAGGACAATTGGGTAGGACATGGACAGCGTCATCTAATGGAAGCCACTCGAGACTGGAATTCAGTAGGGTAA